The Lutibacter profundi region ATTCTATCCAACTGCTACCGGAGATAATTTTCAAAAATTAGGACACAATACAATCTTAATTGAAGCAGGGCATTTTAAAAATGATTACGAAAGAGATATTACCAGAAAATTCAATTTTTATGCATTATTAAAAGGATTGTTTTATATAGCAACCTCTAAAAATTACATTAATTATAAACCTTATTTCAATATTCCAAATAATGAAAAGAAGTTTCTTGATATCATTTATAAAAATGTCACAATTAAAGAGAATAACATTGAACACACGAAAGATATAGGTATTCAATACAGGTTTAAAGTAGAAAATAACAAGTTAATACGGTACAAGCATATTGAAAAAACAGGAGATTTAACAAATTACTACACTTATAACTATGTAAATAAAGAAAATTTAAAATTAAAGGATTTAAAATTGTCAAATTCGTAAATAATTTGTCGTTTTATCGTTTTTTTTTAATAAATTTGCTGAATAAATATATTTTTTTTTAACATAAACAGATTATGAAGAAATTTATTCTAGACGAAATTGATCATCAAATTTTAGATATTTTAATTGAAAATGCCAGAACTCCTTTTACGGATATTGCTAAAAAATTAGTTGTATCTGCAGGAACCATCCATGTTAGGGTGAAAAAAATGGAAGATGAAGGAATTATTAAAGGTTCAACACTAACATTAAATTATGAAAAAATGGGTTATTCATTTATTTCACATGTTGGTATTTATTTAGACAGAACTTCAAAAACAAAACAAGTTATTAGAGACTTAAAGAAAATACCAAATGTAACAATAGCCTATATTACTGCTGGTAAATACAATATTTTTTGTAAAATAAGAGCGAGAGATACAACTCATGCAAAGGAAATAATTTTTGAAATGGACGATATAGATGGTGTTTCAAGAACTGAAACTATGATTTCTTTAGAAGAAAGTATCAACGATAAAAAACGTTTAATGCACTCTATATTTGGAGAGTTGTAATATTTATAGAATTAACTTTAAAATATACCTTATCATTTTTTTTTGATAAGGTATATTTTGTTTTAGAACAATAGTGTACATTTAAATTTATTTTATATTTAATGAGAACAGACAATACTATTCCAACGCCAATTATTTACAATCGAAAGCATTTTAGTGATGTTGAATTGTTAGACCTATACAAAGCACTTTTAAAACCTCGTTTAATTGAGGAAAAAATGC contains the following coding sequences:
- a CDS encoding Lrp/AsnC family transcriptional regulator: MKKFILDEIDHQILDILIENARTPFTDIAKKLVVSAGTIHVRVKKMEDEGIIKGSTLTLNYEKMGYSFISHVGIYLDRTSKTKQVIRDLKKIPNVTIAYITAGKYNIFCKIRARDTTHAKEIIFEMDDIDGVSRTETMISLEESINDKKRLMHSIFGEL